One window of the Marinifilum sp. JC120 genome contains the following:
- a CDS encoding GAK system ATP-grasp enzyme, translating into MKIGVIGLKDAWSSEQLAEAVAAKTGQEKMIFEMQDVRLDLPSGRAMVEGHDLSTYDALIIKKIGKKYSPDLLDRLEMLRMLEGRGVKIFSSPYSILRVLDRLTCTISLQLGGIPMPPTTITEDVDHALAAVEEYGEAVFKPLYSTKARGMFVLKPGPDARKVIEDYHKKYSTMYIQKTIDLNNSDLGIVFLGGEYLTTYARCKTTDSWNTTTVNGGKYAPIDPPQEIIDLAQKAQAIFNLDFTCVDVAITPDGPYVFEVSAFGGFRGLLDARGIHAAAHYVDYVIKKVEGE; encoded by the coding sequence ATGAAAATAGGCGTAATAGGACTCAAAGACGCGTGGTCGTCCGAACAGCTGGCTGAGGCTGTAGCTGCCAAGACCGGTCAGGAAAAAATGATTTTTGAGATGCAGGATGTGCGGCTCGATCTGCCTTCCGGGCGGGCCATGGTGGAAGGACATGATCTCTCCACTTATGATGCGCTGATAATCAAGAAAATCGGCAAGAAATACTCCCCGGACCTGCTGGACCGTCTTGAAATGCTGCGTATGCTTGAAGGGCGCGGGGTGAAAATTTTCTCATCCCCCTACTCCATCCTGCGCGTGCTGGACCGCCTCACTTGCACCATATCCCTGCAACTGGGCGGCATCCCTATGCCTCCGACCACCATAACTGAAGACGTGGACCATGCTCTCGCTGCTGTGGAAGAATACGGCGAAGCTGTCTTCAAGCCCCTGTACAGCACCAAGGCCCGGGGCATGTTCGTACTGAAACCCGGCCCGGACGCCCGCAAGGTCATTGAGGATTATCACAAGAAGTACAGCACAATGTACATCCAGAAGACCATTGACCTCAATAACAGTGATCTTGGCATTGTCTTTCTCGGCGGCGAATACCTTACCACTTACGCCCGCTGCAAGACTACTGATTCATGGAACACCACCACGGTCAACGGCGGCAAATACGCCCCCATAGATCCCCCGCAGGAAATCATCGACCTCGCCCAGAAAGCACAGGCCATATTCAATCTTGATTTCACCTGTGTGGACGTAGCCATAACTCCCGACGGTCCCTATGTTTTTGAAGTCTCGGCCTTCGGAGGTTTCCGCGGCCTGCTCGATGCAAGAGGCATTCATGCTGCTGCCCATTACGTAGACTATGTAATCAAAAAGGTGGAAGGAGAATGA
- a CDS encoding HprK-related kinase B yields the protein MSRTSITKSAIVEKYRNEFPATESLFLDLGGCVIETRVNNSKLLSNLKNYFKEFLAGTDKSDILITAHECPKADLGLEYTIKQPEPGKTKIKEEFCNLSDGRVVYKRLTGMIFIFGGGVNIAIGPCIENSSQLINFINNRFIEYKLKKGCFLGHAAGVITNGRGIALAGFSGMGKSTLALHLMSRGTTFVSNDRVMVEDKGNSLTMYGVAKQPRINPGTALNNPDLSCIVAPEDKEYFLSMPKEELWELEHKYDALIDECYGKNKFVLKAPMNGLVILNWQRDNSESVVKIIDPKERKDLLPAFMKEPGLFYLPDSAEKTSTPGVDAYADFLSKTTLIEISGGVDFDKAADACLKFMKEGSI from the coding sequence ATGAGCCGGACCTCAATCACTAAATCCGCAATTGTTGAAAAATACCGCAACGAATTTCCGGCCACAGAGTCCCTGTTCCTCGACCTCGGCGGCTGCGTAATTGAGACAAGGGTAAACAATTCCAAGCTACTGTCCAACCTGAAGAACTACTTCAAAGAATTTCTGGCTGGCACAGACAAAAGCGACATTCTGATCACTGCCCATGAATGCCCCAAAGCGGACCTCGGCCTAGAGTATACCATAAAGCAGCCTGAACCGGGCAAAACCAAGATCAAGGAAGAATTCTGCAACCTTTCCGACGGGCGCGTAGTTTACAAAAGACTGACCGGCATGATCTTCATTTTCGGCGGAGGCGTGAATATTGCCATCGGTCCCTGCATTGAAAACTCCAGTCAACTCATCAACTTCATCAACAACCGTTTCATTGAATACAAACTCAAAAAAGGCTGCTTTCTCGGACATGCTGCCGGGGTAATTACCAATGGTCGCGGCATCGCTCTGGCTGGTTTTTCCGGTATGGGTAAATCCACCCTTGCCCTGCACCTCATGAGCCGGGGAACAACTTTTGTCAGCAATGACCGCGTAATGGTTGAAGACAAAGGTAATTCCCTAACCATGTACGGAGTTGCCAAACAACCACGCATCAATCCCGGCACCGCACTGAACAACCCGGACCTTTCCTGCATCGTAGCTCCCGAGGACAAGGAATATTTTCTATCCATGCCCAAGGAAGAACTCTGGGAACTTGAGCACAAATACGATGCCCTCATCGATGAATGCTACGGTAAAAATAAATTCGTACTCAAGGCCCCCATGAACGGGCTGGTTATCCTCAACTGGCAGCGCGATAATTCCGAATCCGTAGTCAAAATTATTGATCCCAAAGAGCGCAAAGACCTGCTCCCCGCATTCATGAAGGAGCCGGGACTATTTTACCTTCCCGATTCTGCTGAAAAAACGAGTACGCCGGGAGTTGACGCCTATGCTGATTTTCTGTCAAAGACAACTCTCATTGAAATCAGCGGTGGCGTGGACTTTGATAAAGCTGCCGATGCCTGCCTCAAATTTATGAAAGAAGGCAGTATTTAA
- a CDS encoding GAK system CofD-like protein: protein MRIKIEREVRVPDPMKLERYRRTPDLGPRILFFSGGTALKKTSSVLTQYTHNSIHVITPFDSGGSSAVIRNQFKMLAVGDIRNRLMALADQSVLGNPEIYKLFSYRLPKDADESELLAEFEEMMECRHPLVRDIPAPMRKIIRNHFIKFADIMDDFNLRGASIGNIILTAGYISNRRHIDPVLYIFSKLVEVRGIVRATVNLDIHLAAELEDGTFVVGQHRLTGKEASPIGSGIKKLWLAEKLGDSTPCTVQIPNKMKKLINSAELICYPLGSFYSSVVANLLPKGIGNAISDSRCPKVFTPNTGTDPELKGHSLTDQINKLICYLRKDDPDNIAISDVLNFVLVDSVNGIYPGGVDKKEINKLGIQVIDCELVSDESTPYLDPELLSQALLSLT from the coding sequence ATGCGCATTAAAATCGAACGCGAAGTAAGGGTGCCGGACCCGATGAAGCTGGAACGCTACCGGAGAACCCCGGACCTCGGCCCCCGAATCCTCTTTTTCAGTGGTGGGACCGCCCTTAAAAAAACTTCGTCCGTACTGACCCAGTACACCCATAACTCCATCCACGTCATCACCCCCTTTGATTCCGGGGGCAGCTCCGCGGTTATCCGTAATCAGTTCAAAATGCTGGCTGTGGGGGATATCCGTAACAGACTCATGGCCCTTGCGGACCAGTCCGTACTTGGCAACCCTGAAATATATAAACTTTTCTCCTACAGACTGCCCAAAGATGCTGACGAAAGTGAATTACTCGCTGAATTTGAAGAAATGATGGAATGCCGACATCCGCTGGTGCGCGATATCCCGGCCCCCATGCGCAAAATAATCCGCAATCATTTTATAAAATTTGCCGACATTATGGATGATTTCAACCTGCGCGGGGCCAGCATCGGAAATATAATCCTCACCGCCGGATACATCAGCAACCGCCGTCATATCGACCCGGTGCTTTATATCTTTTCCAAGCTGGTTGAGGTGCGCGGTATTGTACGGGCTACTGTAAATCTGGATATTCATCTGGCAGCCGAACTTGAAGACGGCACTTTCGTGGTCGGACAGCATCGGCTTACCGGAAAGGAAGCCTCCCCCATCGGCTCCGGCATCAAAAAACTCTGGCTGGCCGAAAAACTGGGTGACTCCACCCCGTGCACGGTCCAGATCCCCAATAAAATGAAAAAGCTGATCAACAGCGCAGAGCTTATCTGCTATCCCTTGGGAAGCTTCTATTCCAGTGTAGTGGCCAATCTGCTGCCCAAAGGGATCGGAAATGCCATCAGCGACAGCAGGTGTCCTAAAGTTTTCACTCCCAACACCGGTACCGACCCGGAACTGAAAGGCCACTCGCTTACGGATCAGATCAATAAGCTTATCTGCTACCTGCGCAAGGATGACCCTGACAACATCGCCATAAGCGATGTACTCAATTTCGTCCTTGTGGACTCGGTAAACGGAATCTATCCCGGCGGTGTTGATAAAAAAGAGATAAACAAACTCGGCATTCAGGTAATTGACTGCGAACTCGTCAGCGATGAAAGCACTCCCTATCTGGACCCGGAACTTCTCTCGCAGGCCCTGCTTTCACTGACCTAG
- a CDS encoding 4Fe-4S dicluster domain-containing protein, whose translation MLPVIIDPKLCKADQLCVHECPLSVLTVKERGQVPTVHPKKINYCINCGHCMAVCPTGAITLTAFKDKQATPFSKSDQPEPAAVETLIKTRRSVRKFKKKNVSAQEIGELINIAAYAPSGHNAQPVSWTVLDTPEKVHELGEVVVEWMEEMVKQKNPLADKLFLAGLVNAWKKGNDAICRNAPAIAVAWAPKMGITPQADTIIATNTLELTAHAKGYGTCWAGYVILAAVYSAKVLSHLGIPEGHMAHGALFLGHPAVKYRNIPPRHKAVAEEQDGKFIFRARPNTH comes from the coding sequence ATGTTACCAGTTATAATTGATCCCAAGCTTTGCAAAGCAGACCAGCTTTGCGTACATGAATGCCCTCTCTCAGTCCTCACTGTGAAAGAAAGAGGACAGGTTCCCACAGTACATCCCAAAAAAATCAATTACTGTATAAACTGCGGTCACTGTATGGCCGTCTGTCCCACTGGAGCCATCACCCTGACGGCATTTAAAGATAAGCAGGCAACTCCCTTCAGCAAAAGCGACCAACCTGAACCAGCCGCTGTTGAAACACTGATCAAAACCCGCCGCTCGGTACGTAAATTCAAGAAAAAAAATGTCAGTGCGCAGGAAATCGGCGAACTGATTAACATCGCAGCCTACGCCCCTTCCGGACACAATGCCCAGCCAGTTTCATGGACCGTCCTAGATACCCCGGAAAAGGTCCATGAACTGGGGGAAGTCGTTGTCGAATGGATGGAAGAAATGGTGAAGCAAAAAAATCCACTGGCTGACAAACTCTTTCTTGCAGGATTGGTCAATGCCTGGAAAAAAGGAAATGACGCCATCTGCCGCAACGCTCCGGCAATTGCAGTTGCATGGGCACCCAAAATGGGCATTACTCCGCAGGCGGACACAATAATCGCCACCAACACCCTTGAACTGACAGCTCACGCCAAAGGGTACGGAACCTGCTGGGCCGGATATGTAATTCTGGCTGCGGTTTACAGCGCAAAGGTGCTAAGCCACCTAGGTATCCCGGAAGGACACATGGCTCACGGAGCATTGTTCCTCGGACATCCGGCAGTTAAATATCGCAATATCCCGCCACGACATAAAGCAGTAGCAGAAGAGCAGGACGGAAAATTCATCTTCCGCGCCCGTCCGAATACGCATTAA